A single region of the Marmota flaviventris isolate mMarFla1 chromosome 10, mMarFla1.hap1, whole genome shotgun sequence genome encodes:
- the LOC139707368 gene encoding uncharacterized protein yields MKFGPSFPQQDPFSALAATDAPRVSRERHRGFPPLCLLPGERQAPPSYSSKGRSSRTPPVGVPRAPPTPRPGSGRPDVSVWSSSGPPGPSAEDFRAPRSGGAGPPTPCRARRPRRPGPRDPSTRGAAGRAGGGPAARADPAAASPHPPAAPRRPLAPRRRRRHAQGVGRRPRRQQPPAPCAPARPRRPPRGPRARPPAPTPPRARARAPTPPPPHRLRRAGGRRAARAGGRRSMRRGRHGCYRHRRRQAGLQHFRPPPPASWRLKGDASLFASPAEDKPQRWDMGFS; encoded by the coding sequence ATGAAGTTTGGACCCTCCTTTCCTCAGCAGGACCCCTTCTCGGCTCTCGCTGCCACCGACGCTCCGAGGGTCTCCCGCGAGCGGCATCGGggcttccctcccctctgcctcctcccgGGCGAGCGCCAGGCCCCTCCCAGCTACTCATCGAAGGGCCGGAGCTCACGGACCCCGCCCGTGGGGGTACCCCGGGCACCCCCGACCCCTCGCCCGGGTTCCGGGCGCCCGGACGTCTCGGTCTGGAGTAGCTCTGGCCCTCCAGGCCCCTCGGCCGAGGACTTCCGGGCCCCTCGGTCCGGGGGCGCGGGACCCCCCACCCCGTGTCGGGCTCGCCGGCCCCGCCGGCCTGGTCCCCGGGACCCGAGCACACGCGGCGCGGCCGGCCGCGCTGGGGGCGGCCCGGCTGCTCGGGCGGACCCAGCGGCAgcgtccccccacccccccgcggCGCCGCGACGTCCGCTCGCtccccggcggcggcggcggcacgCACAGGGCGTGGGGAGGCGCCCGCGGAGGCAGCAGCCCCCCGCCCCCTGCGCGCCCGCCCGCCCTCGCCGGCCGCCGCGcggcccccgcgcccgcccccccgcccccaccccaccccgcgcccgcgcccgcgcgcccacccctccccctcctcaccGTCTCCGtcgggcgggcgggcggcgagCGGCCAGGGCGGGCGGGCGACGGAGCATGCGCAGAGGCCGCCACGGCTGCtaccgccaccgccgccgccagGCCGGGCTTCAACACTtccggccgccgccgccggcgAGCTGGCGCCTTAAAGGGGACGCGTCCCTATTTGCCAGCCCCGCCGAGGATAAACCTCAGCGGTGGGATATGGGCTTTTCGTGA